The following are encoded together in the Malaya genurostris strain Urasoe2022 chromosome 3, Malgen_1.1, whole genome shotgun sequence genome:
- the LOC131437712 gene encoding protein NDUFAF4 homolog isoform X1: MGKILSIVSRQVKLYNVENRAQKVISQAKPQSAPMFESNLKDLDRVLSEHPDLIQKLNTKNKELDENLKVIFVTSTDSQHKSMHTKDSTKSLPSDRAIADDFEFGHLEPLKISRGHCTLRQAIKFISDHHSSQSEWTVSKIAKEYSIREPVIQNILSYFKTFELHMPDKNAEKRNILLKFPNKTRSIE, translated from the exons ATGgggaaaattttatcaattgtATCACGACAAGTTAAGTTGTACAATGTCGAAAATCGTGCTCAAAAAGTTATATCCCAAGCTAAGCCTCAATCTGCGCCGATGTTCGAGTCGAACCTAAAAGATCTTGACAGAGTTTTAAGCG AACATCCCGATTTGATACAGAAgctaaatacaaaaaataaggAACTGGACGAAAATTTAAAAGTCATCTTTGTTACATCAACGGATTCT CAGCACAAATCAATGCATACCAAAGATTCGACTAAATCTTTACCTTCCGATCGTGCAATAGCAGATGATTTTGAGTTTGGACATCTGGAGCCTCTTAAAATTTCCAGAGGGCATTGTACCTTACGTCAAGCGATAAAATTTATTTCTGATCATCATAGCTCTCAATCTGAATGGACAGTGAGCAAAATAGCAAAAGAGTATAGTATCAGAGAACCGGTAATTCAGAACATTTTGAGTTACTTTAAAACTTTTGAACTACACATGCCAGACAAAAATGCCGAAAAacgaaatattttgttgaagttTCCCAATAAAACTCGTTCAAtagagtaa
- the LOC131437712 gene encoding protein NDUFAF4 homolog isoform X2 produces MGKILSIVSRQVKLYNVENRAQKVISQAKPQSAPMFESNLKDLDRVLSEHPDLIQKLNTKNKELDENLKVIFVTSTDSHKSMHTKDSTKSLPSDRAIADDFEFGHLEPLKISRGHCTLRQAIKFISDHHSSQSEWTVSKIAKEYSIREPVIQNILSYFKTFELHMPDKNAEKRNILLKFPNKTRSIE; encoded by the exons ATGgggaaaattttatcaattgtATCACGACAAGTTAAGTTGTACAATGTCGAAAATCGTGCTCAAAAAGTTATATCCCAAGCTAAGCCTCAATCTGCGCCGATGTTCGAGTCGAACCTAAAAGATCTTGACAGAGTTTTAAGCG AACATCCCGATTTGATACAGAAgctaaatacaaaaaataaggAACTGGACGAAAATTTAAAAGTCATCTTTGTTACATCAACGGATTCT CACAAATCAATGCATACCAAAGATTCGACTAAATCTTTACCTTCCGATCGTGCAATAGCAGATGATTTTGAGTTTGGACATCTGGAGCCTCTTAAAATTTCCAGAGGGCATTGTACCTTACGTCAAGCGATAAAATTTATTTCTGATCATCATAGCTCTCAATCTGAATGGACAGTGAGCAAAATAGCAAAAGAGTATAGTATCAGAGAACCGGTAATTCAGAACATTTTGAGTTACTTTAAAACTTTTGAACTACACATGCCAGACAAAAATGCCGAAAAacgaaatattttgttgaagttTCCCAATAAAACTCGTTCAAtagagtaa
- the LOC131434401 gene encoding superkiller complex protein 8 translates to KEESAHEESIWACSWGRIKSSDSEEHDKDTENSSDSFKTKQNNLRDFVVTSGLDDRVKVWDVTANNQLKLRNTFTGHSLGVVSVDVSADGEVIASSSLDSGLCIWKSETGELLNQIALGPVDLWTVAFSPCDTYIISGSHEGKISLYNVETGKPEQVLDPQNGKFTLSIAYSPDGKYIASGAIDGIINIFDVAAGKVVQTLEGHAMSVRSLCFSPDSQMLLTASDDGHMKLYDVAHSDVVGTLSGHSSWVLAVSFSGDGRSFASSSSDKTVKIWNVAERQCLHTFKDHQDQVWDVKYSPDSSKVVSVSEDKSVNLYDCPANII, encoded by the exons AAGGAAGAATCGGCACATGAAGAAAGTATTTGGGCTTGTTCTTGGGGGCGTATAAAATCGTCAGACAGTGAAGAGCATGATAAAGATACTGAAAATTCTTCCGACTCATTTAAAACTAAACAAAATAATCTCCGTGACTTTGTTGTCACGAGTGGATTGGATGATCGCGTTAAAGTTTGGGACGTAACCGCCAATAATCAATTGAAATTAAGAAATACTTTCACTGGTCATTCCTTAGGTGTTGTATCAGTAGACGTAAGTGCGGATGGAGAAG TGATTGCAAGCAGTTCATTAGATTCAGGATTATGTATTTGGAAGTCGGAAACAGGTGAATTGTTGAATCAAATAGCCCTTGGACCAGTCGATTTATGGACAGTTGCATTTTCACCATGCGATACTTATATTATATCTGGGTCTCATGAAGGGAAAATTTCGTTATATAATGTAGAGACTGGCAAACCGGAACAAGTGTTAGATCCTCAAAACGGAAAATTTACATTGAGTATAGCATAT AGTCCGGATGGAAAGTATATCGCTAGCGGTGCTATTGATGGAATAATCAATATATTTGACGTAGCAGCAGGAAAAGTTGTGCAAACGCTAGAAGGTCATGCTATGTCTGTGCGAAGCCTTTGCTTTTCACCTGATTCTCAGATGTTACTTACCGCTTCTGATGATGGGCATATGAAACTATACGATGTAGCTCATTCAGATGTAGTAGGAACTTTATCAGGACATTCGTCTTGGGTCTTAGCAGTGTCGTTCTCTGGAGATGGTCGAAGCTTCGCATCTTCATCAAGTGATAAAACGGTCAAGATTTGGAATGTTGCAGAACGTCAATGTCTCCATACTTTCAAAGACCACCAAGATCAAGTATGGGACGTCAAGTACAGTCCAGATAGTTCAAAAGTTGTTTCAGTTTCGGAAGATAAGAGCGTAAACCTCTATGACTGTCCAGCGAACATAATTTga